CGATCAGCGGGATCTCTACAGCAATATAAAGCGAAGATTTTCATAGGTCCAAAACAACATTCCAATTGATGTGATGGACAGGGTAAGTAGTCTAAATATATTGTATGACTTCCTAGTATATGATATGATTTATGCAGTTACTTACTTTTGCTCTATTTTGAGCTTGACTACGAAGATAAAAACCCTATGGGCGGTATGAATTTTTTGGATAGGTCTGCCTATTCAAAAAGAGGATACTGCGTCATAGGTTTTTTTGCGTTTGGCGCTTTCAAGTCGAAGTATCAAGGAGATTACTCTCTTTGCTTACTTCGACTTTTTATTTTATAGAGGCATTTAAAATCGATGTGCAGGAGGAGAAGCGATGACCCAAGTAAGCTTATTTGATCAGCTAAATGCACCATTCCCTTTTGATGCATACGCCGCTAATTATCAAGGTTATGCCTCAGTGAATCCGCAATCTACATCCGATAGGTTGAACGAAGTCTTCACCCCAATGGGATGGAGGTTGGAAACAATTGAGAATCAAGTGGACATGAAATTATTCTCCGTCTCTATTCTTGCTATGATATCCATTAGGGATGAAAAAGGAGAATGGATCGGAAAAACTCAATTTGGTGACGCTACTATGGTTATTGAAAAAAACGAGGAGACACCCACATCACAAGCAGTAATGGATGCCAAAAAGAAAGCAATGTCTGATGCGTTAAAAAAGTGTGCTTCCCTTCTAGGAGTAGCCTCTGATGTCTATCAGGGTAGAATCCGAGTGGTTAAAGCAAAAGGTGACAATAGGTACTTTCCACTCCTTCAAAAGTTCAATCTTCATTCGGCAAGATTTCCAAATGGAGTTTGCATCCTTCCTGATGATTACAAAGTTTATTATGAGGAGAAAGGGTGGAGCGGAGTTTTTGAATCTGATCTTGCATCTTTGAAGAATACCGAAGGAAAGGGTAGAGGCAACATAACCACCTCAAATCCA
The genomic region above belongs to Paenibacillus sp. GP183 and contains:
- a CDS encoding Rad52/Rad22 family DNA repair protein, translating into MTQVSLFDQLNAPFPFDAYAANYQGYASVNPQSTSDRLNEVFTPMGWRLETIENQVDMKLFSVSILAMISIRDEKGEWIGKTQFGDATMVIEKNEETPTSQAVMDAKKKAMSDALKKCASLLGVASDVYQGRIRVVKAKGDNRYFPLLQKFNLHSARFPNGVCILPDDYKVYYEEKGWSGVFESDLASLKNTEGKGRGNITTSNPESPSKTAEKEKVIDPNAALKEKYQKGQGSLDGFDEWFKKMQEKRMPFSQMDYVLQDAINKKTEKAKQDADSQKSTDEKKTVTASPSGETEGNNSPDTANAVFELSDLEALGDVESPYLKMVFKHKGIPTEVFACGSEMIEEVEKLNLTEGSRCHILTREAKGKNVLRQIRKAS